The following coding sequences are from one Pasteurellaceae bacterium RH1A window:
- a CDS encoding integrase, with the protein MAWKQTNPMEQKTLFIKAWLSQRFTKSDLCEQFGISRPTANKWIERFKQGGFPGLQELSRKPHYSPNATPQWIVEWLVSERRKRPDWGAKKLLDLFEQRFPEAKKPADSTGDLILARAGLVKPRKVRRHTPADSLPFAECDAPNTTWCVDFKGQFQLGDQKWCYPLTVSDQFCRYLLLCQALPNTLGDPVKAQFERLFYEFGLPWNIRSDNGSPFASTALGGLSKLAKWWIDLGIRPERIRPAHPEQNGHHERMHRSLKACLLKREAIAGNLADQQAMFDAFVHEYNHERSHESLLDDDKKRQTPASLYQPSSRIYTGKIEDYDYGQGVELRRVKPSGELCWQGEIYYLSQILKQETVAFVPYADGIWHIYYRFHFLGQMDDREKKITPASSWHINHTM; encoded by the coding sequence ATGGCTTGGAAACAAACGAATCCTATGGAACAAAAAACGTTATTTATCAAGGCTTGGTTGTCCCAACGCTTTACAAAATCCGACCTGTGTGAACAGTTCGGAATCAGTCGTCCAACAGCCAATAAATGGATTGAACGCTTTAAACAAGGCGGCTTTCCTGGTTTGCAAGAGCTATCCAGAAAGCCACATTATTCGCCCAATGCCACGCCACAATGGATTGTTGAGTGGCTGGTCAGTGAGCGACGCAAACGCCCCGATTGGGGGGCAAAAAAGCTGCTTGACCTGTTTGAGCAACGCTTTCCTGAAGCCAAGAAACCGGCTGATAGCACAGGCGATTTAATCTTGGCTCGAGCAGGACTGGTCAAGCCCCGCAAGGTTCGCCGTCACACGCCAGCAGACAGCTTGCCCTTTGCCGAATGTGACGCCCCTAATACAACCTGGTGCGTGGATTTCAAGGGGCAATTCCAGCTAGGTGACCAGAAATGGTGCTACCCGCTAACGGTGAGCGACCAGTTTTGCCGTTACTTATTGCTTTGTCAGGCCCTGCCCAATACCTTGGGTGACCCTGTAAAAGCCCAGTTTGAACGACTTTTTTACGAGTTCGGGCTGCCTTGGAATATTCGTAGCGACAATGGCTCGCCCTTTGCCTCAACTGCCCTGGGTGGCTTAAGCAAGCTGGCCAAATGGTGGATTGACCTGGGCATTCGGCCCGAGCGTATTCGCCCCGCCCACCCCGAACAAAATGGGCATCATGAGCGAATGCACCGTAGCCTCAAGGCTTGTTTACTCAAGCGTGAGGCCATTGCAGGGAATCTTGCAGACCAACAGGCCATGTTCGATGCTTTTGTGCACGAATATAACCATGAGCGTAGCCACGAAAGCCTGCTTGATGATGACAAAAAACGTCAGACGCCAGCAAGTCTTTATCAGCCCTCAAGTCGTATTTATACCGGCAAGATTGAAGACTATGACTACGGTCAAGGTGTTGAACTTCGTCGAGTTAAACCCAGTGGCGAACTCTGTTGGCAAGGTGAAATTTACTACCTGAGCCAAATTTTAAAGCAAGAAACCGTTGCTTTTGTGCCTTACGCCGATGGTATTTGGCACATTTATTACCGTTTTCATTTTCTGGGTCAAATGGATGACCGAGAGAAGAAAATTACTCCAGCAAGTAGCTGGCATATTAACCATACAATGTAA